A part of Marinobacter psychrophilus genomic DNA contains:
- a CDS encoding alkane 1-monooxygenase, with protein sequence MNQAGVFVTPSGQIYRDRKRYLWALSVLVPMLALVGPGLFFVTGNALWLWAPLAFYFVVIPVLDMVLGEDTNNPPEEVVAQLEQDRYYRYVTYLLVPVLWAIWALGVWFIGTQDAPLHGMIATVLVIGTLQGTAINLGHELGHKKARMERWLAKIVLAPCAYGHFFVEHNKGHHRDVATPDDPASSRMGETLWGFALREIPGAFLRAWDIEKTRLNKADKPVWSLNNEILQPALITAFAWGTAVILLGVAVLPFILAIAVWGMFQLTSANYIEHYGLLRKKRENGRYEPTQPHHSWNSNHIFSNWATFHLQRHSDHHANPTRRYQSLRHFDNLPTLPNGYLGMFVLAYIPPLWFAVMNPRLVKHVDGDITKINFHKPAKRKMIKRYFLH encoded by the coding sequence ATGAACCAAGCTGGTGTCTTTGTCACTCCATCAGGCCAGATCTACCGCGATCGTAAGCGCTATTTATGGGCCTTGTCTGTTCTCGTACCGATGCTGGCCCTTGTCGGCCCCGGCCTGTTCTTCGTCACCGGCAATGCGCTCTGGCTGTGGGCTCCGCTGGCGTTTTACTTTGTGGTAATTCCGGTTCTGGACATGGTGCTCGGCGAAGACACCAACAACCCACCAGAAGAGGTTGTGGCGCAGCTTGAACAAGATCGCTACTACCGCTATGTCACCTACTTACTGGTTCCTGTGCTTTGGGCAATATGGGCGCTCGGCGTTTGGTTTATTGGTACCCAGGATGCCCCACTGCACGGCATGATCGCCACCGTGCTTGTTATCGGCACGCTGCAGGGCACCGCCATTAACCTAGGCCATGAATTAGGCCATAAAAAAGCCCGAATGGAACGCTGGCTGGCAAAGATCGTTCTTGCGCCTTGCGCCTATGGTCACTTTTTTGTCGAGCACAACAAAGGCCACCATCGCGACGTTGCAACACCGGACGATCCGGCGTCGTCACGCATGGGCGAAACACTTTGGGGGTTTGCGTTGCGCGAAATTCCTGGCGCGTTCTTGCGCGCATGGGACATTGAAAAAACGCGATTAAACAAGGCCGACAAGCCGGTTTGGTCGCTTAATAATGAGATCTTGCAACCGGCGTTAATCACTGCGTTCGCGTGGGGAACCGCCGTCATCTTGCTGGGCGTTGCGGTTCTGCCCTTTATTCTCGCCATCGCCGTTTGGGGTATGTTCCAACTCACTTCGGCAAATTACATTGAGCATTACGGTCTGCTGCGGAAAAAACGTGAAAACGGTCGTTACGAGCCAACTCAGCCTCACCACAGCTGGAACAGTAATCATATTTTTTCAAACTGGGCGACGTTCCATTTGCAGCGTCACTCGGATCACCACGCAAATCCAACACGTCGCTATCAGTCGTTACGCCATTTCGACAATCTGCCGACGCTGCCGAACGGTTACCTCGGCATGTTCGTTCTCGCCTACATCCCGCCACTGTGGTTTGCGGTGATGAACCCGAGATTGGTCAAACATGTGGACGGCGACATTACAAAAATCAACTTCCATAAACCGGCAAAACGGAAAATGATTAAACGATACTTTTTGCACTAG
- a CDS encoding AraC family transcriptional regulator, translated as MALLATERLRPAIHPTYARLVCAHLRQEGFDNETILQGTRLQWEQLLSGNRYLSLEQLARLLRRATALTRTPWLGLDIGGITSVSAHGALGYAIVSAPNLRVVLHTLARFTRLRFQLVNVVISETDEHFTVSMEELSELGDVREFIYSALLVTYLQLVDTVTSQRLRNIQIELPISRPQWADVYQQRCGCPVMFDAPAFRLQMPVSVLDTPCLTADAGTFRTALRDCENQLRQLDNGGALSQQVSNCLLNSSDGYPGLDEVASSLAMSRRTLIRRLKIEGTSYQELLDGVRQELAAWYLLETTVAVEQIAERLGYQDTSNFSRTFRRWFGMTPHAMRNGDI; from the coding sequence ATGGCGCTATTGGCAACGGAAAGACTTCGCCCCGCGATACACCCAACCTATGCGCGGTTGGTGTGCGCGCATTTGCGTCAAGAGGGCTTTGATAACGAGACAATTCTGCAGGGTACGCGGTTGCAGTGGGAGCAATTACTGAGCGGGAATCGTTATCTCAGTCTTGAGCAGCTTGCGCGTTTATTGCGGCGCGCCACAGCGCTAACTCGAACGCCGTGGCTGGGCCTGGACATCGGTGGCATTACCTCGGTTTCTGCCCATGGTGCGCTCGGTTACGCCATTGTGTCGGCGCCGAATCTTCGTGTGGTGTTACACACTCTGGCGCGTTTCACCCGCTTGCGTTTTCAGTTGGTGAACGTTGTTATTTCTGAAACGGACGAACATTTTACCGTGAGCATGGAAGAACTGTCAGAGCTTGGCGATGTGCGCGAGTTTATCTACAGCGCGCTGTTGGTCACCTATCTTCAATTGGTCGACACCGTGACCTCTCAGCGCTTACGCAATATTCAGATTGAATTGCCAATATCGCGCCCGCAATGGGCAGACGTTTACCAACAGCGTTGCGGTTGCCCGGTGATGTTTGATGCACCGGCGTTTCGTTTGCAAATGCCGGTGAGCGTACTTGATACGCCTTGCCTCACCGCCGATGCCGGCACCTTTCGCACCGCATTGCGTGATTGCGAAAATCAGTTGCGCCAGCTTGATAACGGTGGCGCGTTGAGTCAGCAGGTGAGTAATTGTTTGCTCAATAGCTCGGATGGCTATCCGGGCCTTGACGAGGTGGCGTCCAGCTTAGCCATGTCGCGACGTACATTGATCCGTAGATTAAAAATCGAAGGCACCAGTTACCAAGAGCTGCTTGACGGAGTGCGGCAAGAATTGGCTGCCTGGTATTTGTTGGAAACCACTGTTGCGGTTGAGCAGATTGCGGAACGACTGGGTTATCAAGACACCTCTAACTTTAGCCGCACCTTTCGGCGCTGGTTTGGTATGACCCCGCACGCTATGCGTAACGGGGACATATAG
- a CDS encoding peroxiredoxin — protein MSIRIDDVAPDFTVDSTDGKITFHEWIGDSYAILFSHPKDFTPVCTTEFGAVAQLVPEFASRNTKVMGVSVDNVEEHLKWKRDIEAFSGAAADFPIIDDTSLLVSKLYDMLPAGAYLPENRTPANSATVRTVFIIGPDKKVRLTMSYPMAVGRNFAEILRALDAVQITDGAGIATPANWVPGQDVIVGLALNDEQAKEKFGEIDIKLPYLRFAKALKK, from the coding sequence ATGTCTATTCGTATCGACGATGTAGCTCCAGATTTCACTGTGGATTCCACAGACGGCAAAATCACGTTTCACGAGTGGATTGGTGACAGCTATGCCATCCTGTTTTCACACCCAAAGGATTTTACACCGGTATGCACCACCGAATTTGGTGCTGTTGCTCAGCTGGTACCTGAATTCGCCAGCCGCAATACCAAGGTGATGGGCGTATCGGTAGACAACGTTGAAGAACACCTGAAATGGAAGCGCGATATCGAAGCGTTTTCCGGTGCCGCTGCCGACTTCCCGATTATTGATGACACGTCTTTGCTGGTATCTAAACTTTACGACATGCTGCCAGCCGGTGCCTATCTGCCCGAGAATCGCACGCCTGCCAACAGTGCTACCGTGCGGACGGTGTTCATTATTGGTCCGGACAAAAAGGTTCGTCTGACCATGTCGTACCCCATGGCTGTAGGTCGCAACTTTGCGGAAATTTTGCGTGCCCTGGACGCTGTCCAGATCACAGACGGTGCCGGTATCGCAACGCCTGCTAACTGGGTTCCAGGTCAGGACGTGATTGTAGGGCTGGCTCTAAACGATGAGCAGGCAAAAGAGAAATTCGGCGAGATCGACATTAAATTGCCTTACCTGCGCTTTGCAAAAGCACTGAAGAAGTAA